ccactgtatatacactgctcaaaaaaataaagggaacacttaaacaacacaatgtaactccaagtcaatcacacttctgtgaaatcaaactgtccacttaggaatcaacactgattgacaataaatttcacattctgttgtgcaaatggaatagacaacaggtggaaattataggcaattagcaagacacccccaataaaggagtggttctgcagttggggaccacagaccacttctcagttcctatgcttcctggctgatgttttcatcacttttgaatgctggcggtgctttcactctagtggtagcatgagacggagtctacaacccacacaagtggctcaggtagtgcagctcatccaggatggcacattaatgcgagctgtggcaagaaggtttgctgtgtctgtcagcgtagtgtccggagcgtggaggcgctaccaggaaacaggccagtacatcaggagacgtggaggaggccgtaggagggcaacaacccagcagcaggaccgctacctccgcctttgtgcaaggaggagcactgccagagccctgcaaaatgacctccagcaggccacaaatgtgcatgtgtctgctcaaacggtcagaaacagactccatgagggtggtatgagggcccgatgtccacaggtgggggttgtgcttacatcccaacaccgtgcaggatgtttggcatttgccagagaacaccaagattggcaaattcgccactggcgccctgtgctcttcacagatgaaagcaggttgacactgagcacgtgacagacgtgacagagtctggagacgccgtggagaatgttctgctgcctgcaacatcctctagcatgaccggtttggcggtgggtcagtcatggtgtggggtggcatttctttggggggccgcacagccctccatgtgctcgccagtggtagcctgactgccattaggtaccgagatgagatcctaagaccccttgtgagaccatatgctggtgcggttggccctgggttcctcctaatgcaagacaatgctagacctcatgtggctggagtgtgtcagcagttcctgcaagaggaaggcattgatgctatggactggcctgcccgttccccagacctgaatccaattgagcacatctgggacatcatgtctcgctccatccaccaacgccacgttgcaccacagactgtctaggagttggcggatgctttagtccaggtctgggaggagatccctcaggagacaatccgccacctcatcaggagcatgcccaggcgttgtagggaggtcatacaggcacgtggaggccacacacactactgagcctcattttgacttcttttaaagacattacatcaaagttggatcagcctgtagtgtggttttccactttaattttgagtgtgactccaaatccagacctccatgggttgatacatttgatttccattgatcatttttgtgtgattttgttgtcagcacattcaactatgtaaagatttCTTTTTtattaagaatatttcattcattcagatctaggatgtattATTTTAGTGAGCATTGTATATATATTGAACTACTTTTGACATTGGTCTCGTCCCAAAAAAACACTGATTTTAGTTTTAGTTTCGGTTGCAGAACGTTTTGCTACgctgtgccctactgaacatagCTATGATTTATTTGTCTCAGTTCCTGTTTGTGCTGGTAAACGGGCTGAAGTCCCAAAAAATCTCTAGGCATTTGAGTGACAGCGAGTCAGCCATGAAATGGCTCATGCCCGAGGGAGAGAACTCCACTCACTCATAAGAGGCGATCTCAAGTTCTGAGGTGAAAACAAACCTGAGTTCAAATAGCattggttttctttcaaatgcCTTTGAGGGATGATTGAGCCTGCCCGGAGTGACAGAAACTCTCAATTAAGAGCAGCtaaaaaagtatttgaaagaaacaaATTAATTTTGAACTCATGTCTATGGAGCAGTATACGTTTAAGTGGCTTTGATAATATATAGAAAGCAGCAGTGAACTATACTGAGTTGCCTCTATATAATCTATCTACATTGCTtctcaaatacttttttcttaaTTTTAGGAGGTGAAGCAGGCACTAGTACCTGATCCTAAAACTGAGttgtaaaacaaacaaataaatgaatgtaaataataattgtgtctgtTTTGGAGTCAGTATTGATTTCTGCCTGAATctgatgtaggctatgtgtgtgcTCTGGTGGGCATGGTGTGTCTTTATGTGAGGACTGCCATCTGCAAGTTGACAACAGCTCAGTGGCTACTCACCACTGAGATGTTGGATCTGATGGTTACAATTGCAACTGACTGAACTCAGTAGACTAATAGGGCCTGGAGGGTCTAACAGAGAAAGAAGAATTGGAATCTGTCTTCAGAAAAAATGACAGTTGAGGATTTCAAATGCAATCGCAAAGAAACAACAAATACAATGGAATGTGATGCAGTATACAATATATATCTGTGTATTTTCATGCAAATGCTACATTTAAGTGCAGACCTGTATTCAAAAACATGTGTATTTCAGTATCTGAGTTATAATATCTGGGTTATAATACAAATTGTATTATTTgacagtattttcaaatacttatttaATACATTGGAGTGTAAAATAGTGTGTGATTTTGAGTTTTTCAAAcactttccaagtgtatttccaaatacataaCATTTAACTACTTACTTTGAATGTATGTGAAATTAATAGAAatattttaaatagtatttgaacccgggCTGATTTAAGTGACATGCATTTGCCTTCCAGTTACAGTAGGCCAGCCTACAGCAGTGGAAGAGGGGAGTTAGTGCAGATTTCTAGACATTAAGGGCCGTACAATAAAGTACAGAAGGATTGGAGCACTCGGGGTGAATATAAAAGACCAGAATAAAGAACAGATTGTCTGCCTGCTGTGCTGAAAGAAACAGGAGAAGAAAAGGACATTGGAATTTTCAAGGCACAGACTTTGAATCAAGTATAATTATCAGAGATGGAATGCAAGCGGAAACATCAGTCGGAATAGGGAAAACACTTTGGCAGATTTAAGGGGACTGGAGATATATGCATAGCTATCTAAACAGTTGCATTCGAGTTtatgtgtttgtggatgtgtacTGCAATCAAAGTTGAGACAACATTGGAAAAAAAGCTTCCACAAAGGAGGGTAGACGGTCAGAGGATGAGGAGATGGGTTGTTGTCTTGTGTTTTATTTCATCCACATGAGGGAGACATTTTATGGAGATAGTGGGCACCTTCGAGCTGATCACTATTGTCAAGTAGGTGACAATTGTTGGTCACCGCCTTTCAAAGTGTTTTGCGTTCTGGGGATAAAACATTTACCACGTGAGTCTATATGTCgactgcatgaactttacaaaaaTCTGCAGAATCTCCAAGTTTCTGCAATTGCTCTTCACCAACTTCATCCTGCAGCCATCACCTGTCATGTGGGGGCTCCATTGTCACCCAAtcattattgtttttgtttaaccCACGCGAACAAGaacatgactgaaacaggaacaAATTTGATTGAGGCTCTCTCTCATTTATTGTATAATGTAACATAAGttatttcagtttgtgagtgGGTGTTGGAGACATGTTTTTTTGATATTATAAAGGAAACCTTttataaacaatggcaacactgctatggtgatctgagccttgctgttggaaaaagACAGTATCCGAATTTCGGTTGTCGCAGATGCACCTCTCCTGACTTTACTTCTTGACTTTGGTCTACAGTCAGCTTTAGCCTTACCACTCAAACGAGCCCTACTATATGTTTGCCTCTGAAAAATTAAAGACTCAGCTCATCAAAGCATATGTGTGCAGTGTTTGCATAATGTGAGTGTTTAATTGGCATCTGTCTGAATTCAGAATTTGTCCAAGATGTACTACTGTTACTATGCTGAATGAAACACACGGTTTAAAAGAAGGCATGTGTAAAATAATGGTGCCTAACTGCTCATTTAGCCTCTAATCTTCAAATGAACCAAGTAAATTTTGTACAAGCAATAATTTAAACCGATCAATGAAGTGCCAAGACAAAATGTGTTTCCTActttagagcaggggtgtcaaactcattccatggagggcctagtgtctatAGGTTTTtgtttaagacctagacaactacCGTAGGTGAGGGGAGTAATTAGCGGCCTTAATTCAGCAATCAAGTACAAGGAAAAAgcaaaaacccacagacactcggccctccgtgtaATGAGTTTGAAGCATGCTTTAGAGTAAGGGCTGTCAAACCTGTCAGGAACCTGTCAGGAACTCAATTAGAGAATCAACCACACCTGAGTAAATATCCTGaattccaaatcaacccctagcccctacacctaCCACTTAGTCACTTATGGGCATTTGAAACAATCAGATAGGTTATAGCAATATGGTAATTGCATCACCTTGCATTCTGATAGGCTGGATGCAATTGTTGCCATATTGCTTATACCTATTCAATAATTTCTGATGCACAGAAGTTTAGGCCAGGGTGTAGGTTTTAGGGGTCAATTTGGAATTAGGAATCAAATGTAGTTCAGGGATTACAGCTGTCCTTAATTAGCCAATGACATTAGAAGGGTCTGGGATTTGTTTAAAAGGAGCAACCAAAAAAAGCCTGCAGATACAGCATAAGGGATATTATGCTAGGGCTTATACCAGCCATTAGTTCTGATTACTGGGGAGCTTTTGAGGTGCAAAATGGCCGTGATGATTGGAATCGCTTTCAGGTAGGTTTTTAAAAGTATTGCTCTAGTTTGTTTCCCTTGTCCTTCAGGTGTTACAGGTAGCTGTGTTTATAACagacttctttttttttaaagagtttcTTGGCTTTGTTGCCTGCTAATTGGCGGGATAACCTGTTCTACATCAAGTGAGTTTCTACACATTAATTTCAAGTAACAGTTGTGGTACCAATAACTTCAAAGGCTGGCATTTTACTTTTTCTTTATCTAACCTAGGTGATGGGTATCCTGCACCAGGTTCTGATGCAGCATGGCTCTATACAGGCCCACTTAGGTCTAAAGGATATGGTAATTACAACTCTCCAACAGCTCAATTGCAAGCGCAGCTGACCGAAGAGCAACAGAAACATCTGGCAGCCATTCTGCAAAAGCAACTGGCCCCCATGCCCCAGGCACCTCAGAAAATGTGGTATCCAACTCAAATGCCCCAGAAGGAACCAGTTACTGAACTTCAGCATCAGAAGGAACACGCCTCCATACACCAGCTACCTCAGCAAGTGTGGTATCCAGTTCAAATTCCTCAGCAGCAAAAGCAACCAGCTACTGGTCCTCAGCAGCAGACGGAACTGACCACCATGCCCCAGAAGCAACCGGCTCCAATGCCTATACAACCAACAGCTATGCCCCAGAAAGCATGGTATCCAGCTCAAATTCAGCAGAAGCAACCGGCCACCATGcaccagcaagtgtggcatccagctcaattGCCCCAGCAGCAAAAGCAACCGGCTACTGAACCTCGGCAGCAGAAGGAACCGGCCTCCATAACCCAGCAACCTCAGCAAGTGTTgcatccagctcaaatgctgCTGAAGCAACTGACCGccatgccccagcaagtgtggtatCCAGCTAAGCCCCAGAAGCAACTGGCCGCTGATCCTCAGGAGCAGATTGAACTGAACGCCATGCCCCAGCAACCTCAGCAAGTGTGGTATCCAGCTCAAATGCCCCAGAAGCAACCAACCGCTGAACCTCAGTGGCATCCAGCCAAATTTCGTCAACTGCAGAAGGAACTGACCGCCATTCCACCACAACTGTGGCAATCCGCTCAAATTCCCCAGCCGCATAAGCAACCGGCTGCCAAGCTTCAGCAATTGTGGCAACTGGCCCCCATTCCCCAGCAGCCTCATGACGTGTGGTATCCAGCTAAAATGGTCCAGAAGCAACAAGCAGCTGCAActcagcagcagaaggaactgaccACCATGCCTCAAGAGTGGTATCCAGCTCAATTTCCCCAGCAGCAGAAGCAGCCAGCCCTAATGCTTTTACCGCAGAAGGAACTGACCGCCATACACCAGCAACCTCAGCAAGTGTGGTATCCAGCTAAAATGCCCCAGAACCAACCAACCACTGAACCTCAGCAGCAAATTGAACCGACCGCCATGCCCCAGCTAcctcagcaagtgtggcatccaatGCACATTCCCCAGCAGCAACAGGAACTGGCCACCATACCCCAGCAAGTGAGGTATCCAGCTCAAATGCCCCAGAAGCATCTGGCCTCCATGCCTCTACcacagaagcaaccgaccgccatgccccagcaagagtggcatccagctcaaatgccccAGCAGCAGAAACAACTGGCCCCAATGCCTCAACCACAGAAGCAACAGGCCACCATGCCCCCGCAAGtatggcatccagctcaaatgcctCAGCAGCAAAAGCAACCAGCTACTGAACCTCAGCAGCAAATTGAACCGACCGCCATGCCCCAGCCACCTCAGCAATTGTGGCATCCAGATCAATTTCTCCAGGAGCAGAAGCAACCATTCACTATGCATCTACCGCAGAACGAACTGACCGCCAATCCACCACAACTGTGGCAATCCGCTCAAGTGCCCCAGCAGCATAAGCAACCGGCTGCCATGcttcagcaagtgtggcatcggGCACAGAAGCAACCGGCCCCTATGCCCCAGCAGCCTCACGACGTGTGGTATCCAGCTAAAATGGTCCAGAAGCAAGTCGCTGCGGTGACCGCCATGCCGCATACGCATCAGCAAGTATGGCATCCAGCTGAATTTCCccagcagcagaagcaaccggccTCAATGCCTCTACCGCAGGAGCAACCGACCGCCGTACCCCAGCAAGTGTGGTATCCAGCTCAAATGTCCCAGCAGCGGAAGCAACACACTGCCATGCCACAGCACCAACTGACCCCCATGCCTCAGCAATTATGGCATGTAGCTCAAATGCCCCAGAAGCAACTGGCCCCAATGTCTCAGCAGAATCACTACGAAAGCACTGATGATGGTGCCTCTAGTAGCACTCAGGCCAGCATCGTTGAACAGTCGGGTGTCATCCCAATCTATTCCTACAGTTCCAAATCGCACTACGGGAATGGCAGGACTGTATTCTCCCTAACCCGCTACACTCCTAGGGACGCTATGCCTGTTGACAGTGGAAATGCTCCCAAGGACAGTTTTGTTCGTACTGGTGCACCAAGCGTATATCCATCACTAGTGAAGGATTCTGCAAGGTAATGGTTCACTTTAACCTGCTCTGAACTTTGCTCTCTGAATTTGAAGTCCTTTGTACTAACCATATatctttcaacaggaaaatgtaaTGGATTCATCCTCTAGAAGCTAATGGTGAGAATTGTTTTTGACATTTGTTACTTAACATTCTGTGTTGCTGACACTGCATTTCTTTCTGCTTTTGTTTTGACCAGGAAGTATCTGGTGCTCTTGCTACTCTAGCGTGAGGGAGTACATGAACAGTGCTACTTTCAAAAATGTCTCTGTGAAATAATGGTTCTCATGTCCATTGCTTGCTAATTGAGAACAGGTGGTGTGCAGTCTGTAGTAAAAATGACTGCCCAGTTAATTCTTTGGTTTTCTAGTCTTTTACCTTTGCTACTGGCTGTTCAAAATAAAAGCTTGGGTCTACATTTGTCAAGGGGTGAGTTGTCAGACATTCTTCATATGTTCATACTTTAGATGTAGGCATGCATTGTATACAGTGAGACTGTCTTCAACCTCAGTAAGCTAACATATAGGGAATGGTTTTTAGATGGTCAGACCATGGCTCATTTAGCTACTAGAATTGAGTGACCATTTAGTTTCAAACTTGCATTTGGCCTTATACTATAGCCCATACCACAAATAGCAAAGGGTCAAATCAGTTTAGGAGTCTTCCATATCTAGTTGACTCAAATGTTATTTTGGATGCTTCAACCCCTGTTGGCACATCTACCTCCATACttctgtttgtatgggttacctgtCTTACAATTGTGGGGTCATAGAGGGAAATGTAACTATGTTCGGGAGTCAATTTCCCATAATGgtcagtttgtaggccaaaccgttctgaAGCTATAGATGTTTTTGAGACTGCATTTTTGGGGTGTCTGACCAACACCACCGTAGCTCGGCCCCTGTCCACCGCAGATGCGTAAGGGCGACAggcggatgcagtggattgagacgcagcccattaAAAATGTTCTAGCTTCAACTGGATTTTGATGGGCCTTTTACTTTGACTGCCTCAATACTCTTCACCTGTAGCCCATTCCTCCTAGTCCATTTATTGTACCACAGGCTCCTATGGAATAGATTCGGTGTATTTGATTTCTACAATGCCTGGCACGGTTTAACCGATCAATTAACAAATGTATTCTGTATAGACTGTCTTTAAACATGCACATTTTTCTTTACCAATTAATAATCGAACTGCGTAGTATGAGAATTAGGCCCTTAAATGGATCCATTAAGTTCCAAAGAGGAAGCTGGTAGGCACTAACATGACAGTTTAGCTAGCATAAGATGTCACCCAGGACTTTTGGACTAGACATATTTGCCTGTTGTAGTTGACTCTGTTTGGCCAGACTCATGAACATGAATGAAATTGTATATGCATTGAATTTTCTACAAGAAGTTGCACTTTGCTTTTGGACAATCTCTTGTCTAGCATACGTCAACAGACAACTTCATTTAATTTGTCACAGTATGGAATTTTTGGACACGATCTCAATGTGTGTGCAACCTTTTTGCACAACACATTTCTACCGGACCACTGAGGTTGCACCTGCAAAAGCCCCTGGCAGGAACTTCATTAGCCTGCATTAAAAGTGCTCTTGATTAAGCTCACCCAGGGCAATGGATAGTTAGATTTCCCTCTATAAAACCATTGAATTGGTCCACGATCCTCTAGACCCAAATTGCTACAGACCtaaatctatcctaccctgcctatctaaggtctttgaaagccacgtcagcaaacagattaccgaccatttcgaatcccaccgtaccttctccgctatgcaatctgttttcagagctggtcatgggtgcacctcagccatgttcaCTACGCGCTGTGGTTGGTTTCCTCTTCTCTTCCAGGTTTTACAGGTAGCTGTGTTTTTAACTGACTAggataaaaaacatttttaatatTTCTTGGATTTGTTGCCTGTTAATTGGAGAGAGAACCTGCTATCCTCCACCCAAAGGTGTGTTTGTATAGCACAAAGTAATTCAGTTAAAATAACACTTTGTATAGTGCCAATAACTTATTAAATGATGGCATTTTACTATGCTGAATTGTCTTGGTTCCTAGGTACTTATCGATATAAAAAGACACCAGCTCCTATTCTAAAGCAACAAAAGGAACCGGCTCCTATGCCCCAGCAAGAAGGCCTcccctcccgagtggtgcagcggtctaaggcactgcatcgcagcgctagaggcgtcgctacagacccgggttcaatcagggctgtatcacaaatggctgtgatcgggagtcccatagggcagcgcgcaattgccccagcgtcgtccgggttaggggagggtttgaccggtgGGCTTTACAAGTAGCcggtcactgtaaataagaatttgttcttaactgacttgcctagttaaagaaactAAACTGTCTCTTGTGTCCCAGCACACAAAAGGAACCGGCTCCCATGCACGCCTCGGCAGAAGCAACCAGCTACAATGTCTCAGCAGCTGAAGCAACCAACTGCCATGCAACAGAAGCCTTAGCAAGTGAGGCATCCAGCCCAAATTCAGCCAGCAGCAGAAGCAACTGGCCCCCATTcctcagcaagtgtggcatcgtGCTCAAATGCCGCAGAAGCAACTGACTGCCATGCCTCAGCACCAGAAGCAACCAGTTGCATGCCACAGAAGcctcagcaagtgtggcatccagctctGATGCAAAAGCAACCTAAGCAACCTCCGCGAGTGTGGTATAAAGCTCCAAAACCCCAGCAACTGTGGCATCTGGCTCAAATGCCGCAGCAGCAGAATCAACGGGCCCCTATTCCCCAACAAGTGTG
Above is a window of Oncorhynchus kisutch isolate 150728-3 unplaced genomic scaffold, Okis_V2 scaffold2671, whole genome shotgun sequence DNA encoding:
- the LOC116370618 gene encoding transcription factor SPT20 homolog isoform X3, which encodes MAVMIGIAFRVSWLCCLLIGGITCSTSSWHFTFSLSNLGDGYPAPGSDAAWLYTGPLRSKGYGNYNSPTAQLQAQLTEEQQKHLAAILQKQLAPMPQAPQKMWYPTQMPQKEPVTELQHQKEHASIHQLPQQVWYPVQIPQQQKQPATGPQQQTELTTMPQKQPAPMPIQPTAMPQKAWYPAQIQQKQPATMHQQVWHPAQLPQQQKQPATEPRQQKEPASITQQPQQVLHPAQMLLKQLTAMPQQVWYPAKPQKQLAADPQEQIELNAMPQQPQQVWYPAQMPQKQPTAEPQWHPAKFRQLQKELTAIPPQLWQSAQIPQPHKQPAAKLQQLWQLAPIPQQPHDVWYPAKMVQKQQAAATQQQKELTTMPQEWYPAQFPQQQKQPALMLLPQKELTAIHQQPQQVWYPAKMPQNQPTTEPQQQIEPTAMPQLPQQVWHPMHIPQQQQELATIPQQVRYPAQMPQKHLASMPLPQKQPTAMPQQEWHPAQMPQQQKQPATEPQQQIEPTAMPQPPQQLWHPDQFLQEQKQPFTMHLPQNELTANPPQLWQSAQVPQQHKQPAAMLQQVWHRAQKQPAPMPQQPHDVWYPAKMVQKQVAAVTAMPHTHQQVWHPAEFPQQQKQPASMPLPQEQPTAVPQQVWYPAQMSQQRKQHTAMPQHQLTPMPQQLWHVAQMPQKQLAPMSQQNHYESTDDGASSSTQASIVEQSGVIPIYSYSSKSHYGNGRTVFSLTRYTPRDAMPVDSGNAPKDSFVRTGAPSVYPSLVKDSARKM
- the LOC116370618 gene encoding transcription factor SPT20 homolog isoform X4, with the translated sequence MAVMIGIAFRVSWLCCLLIGGITCSTSSWHFTFSLSNLGDGYPAPGSDAAWLYTGPLRSKGYGNYNSPTAQLQAQLTEEQQKHLAAILQKQLAPMPQAPQKMWYPTQMPQKEPVTELQHQKEHASIHQLPQQVWYPVQIPQQQKQPATGPQQQTELTTMPQKQPAPMPIQPTAMPQKAWYPAQIQQKQPATMHQQVWHPAQLPQQQKQPATEPRQQKEPASITQQPQQVLHPAQMLLKQLTAMPQQVWYPAKPQKQLAADPQEQIELNAMPQQPQQVWYPAQMPQKQPTAEPQWHPAKFRQLQKELTAIPPQLWQSAQIPQPHKQPAAKLQQLWQLAPIPQQPHDVWYPAKMVQKQQAAATQQQKELTTMPQEWYPAQFPQQQKQPALMLLPQKELTAIHQQPQQVWHPMHIPQQQQELATIPQQVRYPAQMPQKHLASMPLPQKQPTAMPQQEWHPAQMPQQQKQLAPMPQPQKQQATMPPQVWHPAQMPQQQKQPATEPQQQIEPTAMPQPPQQLWHPDQFLQEQKQPFTMHLPQNELTANPPQLWQSAQVPQQHKQPAAMLQQVWHRAQKQPAPMPQQPHDVWYPAKMVQKQVAAVTAMPHTHQQVWHPAEFPQQQKQPASMPLPQEQPTAVPQQVWYPAQMSQQRKQHTAMPQHQLTPMPQQLWHVAQMPQKQLAPMSQQNHYESTDDGASSSTQASIVEQSGVIPIYSYSSKSHYGNGRTVFSLTRYTPRDAMPVDSGNAPKDSFVRTGAPSVYPSLVKDSARKM
- the LOC116370618 gene encoding mediator of RNA polymerase II transcription subunit 15-like isoform X1, which translates into the protein MAVMIGIAFRVSWLCCLLIGGITCSTSSWHFTFSLSNLGDGYPAPGSDAAWLYTGPLRSKGYGNYNSPTAQLQAQLTEEQQKHLAAILQKQLAPMPQAPQKMWYPTQMPQKEPVTELQHQKEHASIHQLPQQVWYPVQIPQQQKQPATGPQQQTELTTMPQKQPAPMPIQPTAMPQKAWYPAQIQQKQPATMHQQVWHPAQLPQQQKQPATEPRQQKEPASITQQPQQVLHPAQMLLKQLTAMPQQVWYPAKPQKQLAADPQEQIELNAMPQQPQQVWYPAQMPQKQPTAEPQWHPAKFRQLQKELTAIPPQLWQSAQIPQPHKQPAAKLQQLWQLAPIPQQPHDVWYPAKMVQKQQAAATQQQKELTTMPQEWYPAQFPQQQKQPALMLLPQKELTAIHQQPQQVWYPAKMPQNQPTTEPQQQIEPTAMPQLPQQVWHPMHIPQQQQELATIPQQVRYPAQMPQKHLASMPLPQKQPTAMPQQEWHPAQMPQQQKQLAPMPQPQKQQATMPPQVWHPAQMPQQQKQPATEPQQQIEPTAMPQPPQQLWHPDQFLQEQKQPFTMHLPQNELTANPPQLWQSAQVPQQHKQPAAMLQQVWHRAQKQPAPMPQQPHDVWYPAKMVQKQVAAVTAMPHTHQQVWHPAEFPQQQKQPASMPLPQEQPTAVPQQVWYPAQMSQQRKQHTAMPQHQLTPMPQQLWHVAQMPQKQLAPMSQQNHYESTDDGASSSTQASIVEQSGVIPIYSYSSKSHYGNGRTVFSLTRYTPRDAMPVDSGNAPKDSFVRTGAPSVYPSLVKDSARKM
- the LOC116370618 gene encoding mediator of RNA polymerase II transcription subunit 15-like isoform X2, with amino-acid sequence MAVMIGIAFRVSWLCCLLIGGITCSTSSDGYPAPGSDAAWLYTGPLRSKGYGNYNSPTAQLQAQLTEEQQKHLAAILQKQLAPMPQAPQKMWYPTQMPQKEPVTELQHQKEHASIHQLPQQVWYPVQIPQQQKQPATGPQQQTELTTMPQKQPAPMPIQPTAMPQKAWYPAQIQQKQPATMHQQVWHPAQLPQQQKQPATEPRQQKEPASITQQPQQVLHPAQMLLKQLTAMPQQVWYPAKPQKQLAADPQEQIELNAMPQQPQQVWYPAQMPQKQPTAEPQWHPAKFRQLQKELTAIPPQLWQSAQIPQPHKQPAAKLQQLWQLAPIPQQPHDVWYPAKMVQKQQAAATQQQKELTTMPQEWYPAQFPQQQKQPALMLLPQKELTAIHQQPQQVWYPAKMPQNQPTTEPQQQIEPTAMPQLPQQVWHPMHIPQQQQELATIPQQVRYPAQMPQKHLASMPLPQKQPTAMPQQEWHPAQMPQQQKQLAPMPQPQKQQATMPPQVWHPAQMPQQQKQPATEPQQQIEPTAMPQPPQQLWHPDQFLQEQKQPFTMHLPQNELTANPPQLWQSAQVPQQHKQPAAMLQQVWHRAQKQPAPMPQQPHDVWYPAKMVQKQVAAVTAMPHTHQQVWHPAEFPQQQKQPASMPLPQEQPTAVPQQVWYPAQMSQQRKQHTAMPQHQLTPMPQQLWHVAQMPQKQLAPMSQQNHYESTDDGASSSTQASIVEQSGVIPIYSYSSKSHYGNGRTVFSLTRYTPRDAMPVDSGNAPKDSFVRTGAPSVYPSLVKDSARKM